The following coding sequences lie in one Cyanobacterium sp. Dongsha4 genomic window:
- a CDS encoding DNA adenine methylase, giving the protein MIKSPLRYPGGKSKAIKFIAPLIPNFKEYREPFLGGGSVFIYLKQLYPDRIYWVNDIYTNLFYFWQSCQENLEDLIEQIIAWKQEFQDGKLLYKYLTENIEKFNELEKASAFFVFNRITFSGTTESGGYSQKAFEKRFTDSSIERVKNLSQIINNVRITNYDYHKVLETQGKDVFLFLDPPYYSAEKSALYGKRGQLHKGFDHEKLAYILQHTNHKWLITYDDSDYIRNLFSWANIQSWNLTYGMRNINGNINQNGKELFIANYDLSLKEINNNKHQQLEIFTNVC; this is encoded by the coding sequence ATGATTAAAAGTCCTTTAAGATACCCCGGTGGTAAAAGTAAAGCTATCAAATTTATCGCTCCTTTAATTCCTAATTTTAAGGAATATAGAGAACCTTTTTTAGGGGGAGGTTCAGTGTTTATTTATCTTAAACAATTATACCCCGATCGCATCTATTGGGTTAACGATATTTACACTAATTTATTTTATTTTTGGCAATCTTGTCAAGAAAATTTAGAGGATTTAATTGAGCAAATTATTGCATGGAAACAAGAATTTCAGGATGGAAAATTATTATATAAATATTTGACAGAAAATATAGAAAAATTTAATGAATTAGAAAAAGCATCAGCATTTTTTGTTTTTAATAGAATTACTTTTTCAGGCACAACCGAAAGCGGAGGTTATTCTCAAAAAGCCTTTGAAAAAAGATTTACAGATTCTAGTATTGAAAGGGTAAAAAATCTATCTCAAATAATCAATAATGTTCGTATTACTAATTACGATTATCACAAAGTCTTAGAAACGCAAGGAAAAGATGTATTTTTATTTTTAGATCCCCCTTATTATAGTGCAGAAAAATCAGCTTTATATGGAAAAAGAGGGCAATTACATAAAGGATTTGATCACGAAAAATTAGCCTACATTCTCCAACATACTAATCATAAATGGTTGATAACCTATGATGATAGTGATTATATTAGAAATCTATTTTCTTGGGCTAATATTCAATCGTGGAATTTAACTTATGGCATGAGAAATATTAACGGTAATATTAATCAAAATGGGAAAGAATTATTTATTGCTAACTATGATTTATCTTTAAAAGAAATTAATAATAATAAGCATCAACAGTTGGAAATTTTTACCAATGTCTGTTAA
- a CDS encoding nucleotidyltransferase family protein has product MQQTQKHLEEKQKARKVLQKIKQVLIEEFNVDKIILFGSLLTDKFDEESDIDLAVKGIKKSDFFHAFAVVNDLGIKYMIDLKPLEDLESYFLEKVLKKGECIYEKN; this is encoded by the coding sequence ATTCAACAAACGCAAAAGCATCTGGAAGAAAAGCAAAAAGCAAGGAAAGTTTTACAGAAAATAAAGCAAGTTTTAATCGAGGAATTTAACGTAGATAAAATTATCCTATTTGGTTCACTATTAACAGATAAATTTGATGAAGAGTCTGATATAGACTTAGCAGTAAAAGGGATTAAAAAAAGTGACTTTTTTCATGCTTTCGCAGTGGTTAATGACTTAGGTATAAAATATATGATTGATTTAAAACCATTGGAAGATTTAGAATCTTATTTCTTAGAAAAAGTATTAAAAAAAGGGGAATGTATCTATGAGAAAAATTAG
- a CDS encoding ATP-binding protein: MMSNIVEYNNGHIFSQLGAELVFTQNAQGEYLSFYWKSDIYNQSNLDQNTFQPLVKQTYLERIQRVIKRKIPEQCNYVFCHEQFCLPFELIISPIILSNGVVESVLVMGRSLDNASHLSIESTSALPTNPDPYQQLLTSIARKIRRTLDLETIGQQTVDSIGKALKASRCLLLMPTNSNSQILEVKAEYCEPRYKSLLTVQIKYNDYEEMKEAIMSRNAMIFNPSHYPDCDALSILLVPTFYQQELNGIICLHQCDRPRSWNEAEQELVQELADQVGTAMAHATIYQKLEIANNEAKEASRLKSEFLASTSHELRTPLNGILGFLKLVLDDMADDKEEEREFIDQAYNSALHLLNLINDILDIAKIEAGKMEFELTSISWNQICDEIQKFAHSQAQKKNLYFHIELPSTYDEILLYADYQRLLQVMLNLVGNSLKFTQEGGIEIKGEIVPKQIEINDVILPGVLKISVEDTGIGVALDKQERLFETFYQVDGSRTKAYGGTGLGLAISKRLVEAMGGKISFYSMGEFLGTTVTFTVPLAQLPLLRTENPDNISE, translated from the coding sequence ATGATGTCAAATATTGTGGAATATAATAATGGTCATATTTTCTCTCAATTGGGAGCAGAGCTAGTTTTCACTCAAAATGCACAGGGGGAATATCTTTCTTTTTACTGGAAATCTGATATTTACAATCAAAGTAATCTGGATCAAAATACTTTTCAACCCCTAGTTAAACAGACTTATTTAGAGCGTATTCAGCGAGTAATCAAGCGGAAAATACCTGAGCAATGTAATTATGTTTTTTGTCATGAGCAGTTTTGTTTGCCCTTTGAGTTGATTATTAGTCCTATCATCTTGAGTAATGGTGTAGTAGAATCTGTTTTGGTGATGGGTAGAAGTTTGGATAATGCTTCTCATTTGTCCATTGAATCTACATCAGCTTTACCTACAAATCCTGATCCTTATCAGCAATTATTAACCAGTATTGCCCGTAAAATTCGTCGCACTCTCGATTTAGAAACTATCGGACAACAAACTGTTGACAGTATTGGTAAAGCATTAAAAGCTAGTCGTTGTTTATTACTTATGCCGACAAACTCTAATAGTCAAATTTTGGAGGTGAAAGCAGAGTATTGTGAACCCAGATATAAGTCATTATTAACCGTGCAGATTAAATACAATGACTATGAGGAAATGAAAGAGGCAATTATGTCTCGTAATGCAATGATTTTTAATCCCAGTCATTATCCTGATTGTGATGCTTTATCTATTTTGTTAGTACCTACTTTCTATCAACAAGAATTGAATGGTATTATTTGTTTACATCAGTGCGATCGCCCTCGTAGTTGGAATGAAGCCGAACAAGAATTAGTACAGGAATTGGCTGATCAAGTGGGTACAGCTATGGCACACGCTACTATTTATCAAAAACTAGAAATTGCCAATAACGAAGCTAAAGAAGCATCAAGGTTGAAAAGTGAGTTTTTAGCTAGTACAAGTCATGAATTGAGAACTCCATTAAATGGTATATTGGGTTTTCTCAAATTGGTTTTAGATGATATGGCTGATGATAAGGAGGAAGAAAGGGAGTTTATTGATCAAGCATATAATTCAGCACTACATCTACTTAATCTAATTAATGATATTTTAGATATTGCCAAAATTGAAGCCGGGAAGATGGAATTTGAATTGACATCCATTTCTTGGAATCAGATTTGTGATGAAATTCAGAAATTCGCTCACTCCCAAGCACAGAAAAAAAACCTTTATTTTCATATTGAGCTACCCTCCACTTACGATGAGATACTACTTTACGCCGATTATCAAAGACTTTTACAAGTAATGTTAAATTTAGTGGGTAATTCTTTAAAATTTACTCAAGAGGGGGGCATTGAAATAAAAGGGGAAATAGTACCCAAACAAATCGAAATTAATGATGTTATTTTACCCGGAGTATTGAAAATAAGTGTAGAGGATACGGGGATAGGAGTTGCGTTGGATAAGCAAGAAAGACTGTTTGAAACATTTTATCAGGTTGATGGTTCACGTACTAAAGCCTATGGTGGTACAGGTTTAGGTTTAGCTATTTCCAAACGTTTAGTTGAAGCCATGGGGGGAAAAATATCATTTTATAGTATGGGAGAATTTTTGGGTACAACTGTAACATTTACTGTACCTCTAGCCCAATTACCTTTATTAAGAACAGAAAATCCAGACAACATATCGGAGTAG
- a CDS encoding glycogen/starch/alpha-glucan phosphorylase, producing the protein MNIFDNFMKKTTEITDDKKTSNNSLPPNNNNVTVEDDRTGLSIPTLKRAIADNLFYIQGKFPTIATENDYYMALAYTIRDRMLQRWAVTVDSYLQSKTRVVSYLSAEYLLGPHLGNNLINLGIYDRVKQAVEELGLDLEYLIAQEEEPGLGNGGLGRLAACYMDSLATLEIPAIGYGIRYEFGIFDQEIQDGWQVEITDQWLRYGNPWEIRRPEVTHEVKLGGHVEHYTDSHGHYGSNWVPDLVVKGVAYDTPILGYQVNTANTLRLWKSEAPESFDFQAFNVGDYYGAVNEKVICENISKILYPNDEQIQGKELRLRQQYFFVSCSLQDMIALHLRRGGKIENFYETFVVQLNDTHPAISVAELMRLLLDEHELDWETAWDVTTRTFAYTNHTLLPEALEKWNLDLFASILPRHLEIIYEINRRFLDEVAIRFPGDEGKLWSLSLIEEGEEKSIRMAHLACVGSFAINGVAQLHSELLKETVLKDWYELYPEKFSNKTNGVTPRRWMVLSNPRLTELITSKIGDDWIKNLEELKGLEKFADDEAFRKQWMDVKLAVKKDLASQIEQQQGIKINPESLFDVQVKRIHEYKRQHLNVLHIITLYNRLKQHPDLDIVPRTFIFGGKAAPSYHVAKLMIKLITSVAEVVNNDPDMRDRIKVVFMPDYNVTNSQKIYPAADLSEQISLAGKEASGTGNMKFSLNGALTIGTLDGANVEIRECVGEENFFLFGLTAQEVEQLKSSGYNPWDYYHDSLKQAIDQISSGFFSHRDGSLFQRLVNSLLYDDRYLLFADYHSYIECQDRVAEAYRDKDKWAKMSILNVARMGKFSSDRSIKEYCEDIWKVKPVPVELYDLCPDGECKLV; encoded by the coding sequence ATGAATATTTTTGATAATTTTATGAAAAAAACCACCGAAATCACAGACGATAAAAAAACCTCTAACAATTCTCTTCCTCCTAACAATAATAACGTTACTGTAGAAGACGATCGCACTGGTTTAAGTATTCCTACCCTCAAAAGAGCGATCGCAGATAACCTGTTTTATATCCAAGGGAAATTCCCCACTATTGCCACCGAAAACGATTACTACATGGCCTTAGCCTATACCATCCGAGACAGAATGTTACAAAGATGGGCAGTCACCGTTGATAGTTACTTACAATCAAAAACCCGTGTAGTTTCTTATCTTTCTGCCGAATACCTTTTAGGACCTCACTTGGGCAATAATTTAATCAACCTAGGCATTTATGATCGAGTTAAACAAGCAGTAGAGGAATTAGGCTTAGATTTGGAATATCTGATCGCCCAAGAAGAAGAGCCGGGGTTAGGAAATGGAGGTTTAGGTCGTTTAGCGGCTTGTTACATGGATTCTTTAGCTACTTTGGAAATACCTGCCATTGGTTACGGTATTCGTTATGAATTCGGTATTTTTGACCAAGAAATTCAAGACGGTTGGCAAGTGGAAATTACAGACCAATGGTTGCGTTACGGTAATCCTTGGGAAATTCGCCGTCCTGAAGTAACCCACGAAGTAAAATTAGGGGGTCACGTGGAACATTATACCGACTCTCACGGACATTATGGCAGTAATTGGGTTCCTGATTTGGTGGTGAAAGGGGTAGCTTATGATACTCCTATTCTCGGTTATCAAGTTAATACCGCTAATACCTTGCGTCTCTGGAAATCTGAAGCCCCAGAATCCTTTGATTTTCAAGCCTTCAACGTGGGGGATTATTACGGGGCGGTAAATGAAAAGGTTATTTGTGAAAATATTAGTAAAATTCTCTATCCCAATGATGAGCAAATACAGGGGAAAGAATTACGATTAAGGCAACAATACTTTTTTGTTTCCTGTTCTTTGCAAGATATGATTGCCTTACACTTAAGACGAGGTGGTAAAATTGAAAACTTTTATGAAACTTTTGTTGTTCAATTAAATGATACTCACCCTGCCATTAGTGTAGCGGAGTTAATGCGTTTATTACTCGATGAACACGAATTAGATTGGGAAACGGCTTGGGATGTCACTACTCGTACTTTTGCTTATACTAACCATACTCTCTTACCCGAAGCCTTGGAGAAATGGAATTTAGACTTATTTGCTTCAATTTTGCCCCGTCATTTAGAAATTATCTATGAAATTAATCGCCGTTTCTTAGATGAAGTCGCCATTCGTTTTCCGGGGGATGAAGGCAAGTTATGGAGTTTATCTTTAATAGAGGAAGGGGAAGAAAAATCCATTCGTATGGCACATTTAGCCTGTGTCGGTAGTTTTGCCATTAATGGGGTGGCTCAATTACATTCAGAGTTGCTCAAGGAAACGGTTTTAAAAGATTGGTATGAGCTTTATCCTGAGAAGTTTAGCAACAAAACCAATGGGGTGACTCCCCGTCGTTGGATGGTGTTAAGTAATCCTCGTTTGACGGAGCTAATTACCAGTAAAATTGGCGATGATTGGATTAAAAATCTTGAGGAGTTGAAAGGTTTAGAAAAATTTGCTGATGATGAGGCATTCCGTAAACAATGGATGGATGTTAAATTGGCGGTGAAGAAAGATTTAGCCTCTCAAATTGAGCAACAGCAGGGTATCAAAATTAATCCTGAGTCATTATTTGATGTGCAAGTAAAACGGATTCATGAATATAAAAGACAACATCTCAATGTTTTACATATCATCACTCTCTATAACCGTCTCAAGCAACATCCTGATTTAGACATTGTACCCCGTACTTTTATTTTTGGTGGTAAAGCCGCACCTTCTTATCATGTGGCTAAGTTGATGATTAAATTAATTACCTCTGTGGCGGAAGTGGTTAATAATGATCCTGATATGCGCGATCGCATCAAAGTGGTATTTATGCCCGACTATAATGTTACTAACTCGCAAAAAATCTATCCTGCGGCGGATTTATCAGAACAAATTTCCCTTGCAGGAAAAGAGGCATCAGGCACAGGTAATATGAAATTTTCCCTTAACGGTGCGTTAACCATTGGTACTTTAGATGGTGCAAATGTGGAAATCAGGGAATGTGTAGGGGAAGAAAACTTTTTCCTTTTCGGTTTAACCGCCCAAGAAGTTGAACAACTTAAATCCAGTGGCTATAATCCTTGGGACTATTATCATGATAGTTTAAAACAGGCGATCGACCAAATTTCTTCTGGGTTTTTCTCCCACCGTGATGGTAGCCTATTCCAACGTCTGGTTAATTCTTTACTTTATGATGATCGTTATTTACTATTTGCCGACTATCATTCCTATATAGAGTGTCAAGATCGAGTAGCAGAAGCCTACAGAGATAAAGATAAATGGGCGAAAATGTCTATTTTAAATGTAGCACGGATGGGCAAATTTTCGAGCGATCGCAGTATCAAAGAATATTGCGAAGACATTTGGAAAGTAAAACCTGTACCCGTTGAATTATATGATTTATGTCCTGATGGAGAATGTAAGCTAGTTTAA
- a CDS encoding EVE domain-containing protein, whose amino-acid sequence MKSEPNVYSIDDLEREKTTIWDGVRNYQARNYLQQMQEGDIAFFYHSNCKSPSIVGLMTIAEANVPDPTQFDPKSSYFDPKATLEHPRWFTVKVQYQEKFSQVISLTTLKAKFSGDELLIVRKGNRLSVIPVAEEIAHKIRLL is encoded by the coding sequence ATGAAATCTGAACCTAATGTATATAGTATCGATGATTTAGAAAGAGAAAAAACCACTATTTGGGATGGGGTACGTAACTACCAAGCAAGGAATTATCTGCAACAAATGCAAGAGGGAGATATAGCTTTTTTCTATCACTCTAACTGTAAATCTCCCTCAATAGTTGGTTTAATGACCATTGCTGAAGCTAATGTGCCTGATCCAACACAATTTGACCCAAAAAGCTCATATTTTGACCCAAAAGCGACTTTAGAGCATCCTCGATGGTTTACGGTTAAAGTTCAATATCAGGAAAAATTTTCTCAGGTAATTTCTTTAACAACATTAAAAGCTAAGTTTTCAGGAGATGAATTATTAATAGTAAGAAAAGGAAATCGTTTATCGGTTATACCTGTTGCTGAAGAGATAGCCCATAAAATTAGACTTCTTTAA
- the dnaE gene encoding DNA polymerase III subunit alpha, translating to MSFVGLHIHTDYSLLDGASQIPALVERATELNMPAIAVTDHGVMYGAIQLIKNCLNKGIKPIIGNEMYVINDDITIPHKKIRKYHQIVLAKDKKGYQNLVKLTTISHLEGMQGKGIFSRPCVNKELLEKYHEGLIVTSACLGGEIPQAILQGDDKRAREVAKWYKNVFGDDFYLEIQDHGSQEDRIVNIEIVKISKELDIKIVATNDSHFISCYDVEAHDALLCIQTNKNIDELKRLRYSGTEYLKSPEEMRLLFRDHIDSETIEKAIINTLEIADKVKPYNVLGEPRIPDYKVPAGHTPESYLEEVTWQGLLNRLKCIKRSEINPEYRQRLEYELKMMEKMGFSTYFLVVWDYIKYARDNNIPVGPGRGSAAGSLVAYALGITNIDPVHHGLLFERFLNPERKSMPDIDTDFCIEKRDQMIKYVTDKYGEDNVAQIITFNRLTSKSVLKDVARVIGIPYADSDYMAKLIPVSRGKPAKLKVMISDETPSPEFKEKYDTDPKVKRWIDMAIRIEGTNKTFGVHAAGVVISSQPLDEIVPLQKNNEGAVITQYFMEDLESLGLLKMDFLGLKNLTTIQKTAELIRYNQNLEIDVDELPLGERKALEILAKGTSKKLPADVAKTHQLLESGDLEGVFQLESDGMKQIVRDLKPSGIEDISSILALYRPGPLDAGLIPIFINRKHGREKIEFQHPMLKPILTETYGVLCLAKGTLINKPNGEWERIENIKAGDVILTSNGENVWKAKVAKQWQSGIKDIIKITLSTGTEICCTKNHRFLTPEGDKFAGELNAENNLKNAHIYNSVLYEKWLASSNKIKLKQNEAYLLGLSTNHSLPYNSIDFSECDRIELLRGIWDSDGCYGGRIIYFRSVSQKLLKQVGDLLSTLKIAYYIKDNAVYIQDKNRFKQLIQGAKLPNKQYQIVEGYLPIKSEKFRELLSDSIIETDSLTRKTVKRSLANSTLFKPIKSEYSIKLNNWDNFYQYLYQKTYLQDVRPVYVTKIEEIGKEECFDIEMEDQTSPYFLANNIVTHNCYQEQIMKMAQDLAGYSLGEADLLRRAMGKKKASEMQKHREIFIDGAIKNGVNQAIAENLFEQMVKFAEYCLSYDTEILTVEYGAMSIGKIVEEKINCQVYSVDKNGFIYTQNIAQWHDRGSQELFEYELEDGRIIKATKDHKMMTKDGQMLAIDDIFERELELYSVDNMGVMS from the coding sequence ATGTCTTTTGTTGGTTTACATATCCATACTGATTATAGTTTACTCGATGGTGCTTCTCAAATTCCTGCTCTGGTAGAACGTGCTACAGAACTCAATATGCCTGCGATCGCAGTTACGGATCACGGTGTAATGTATGGAGCAATACAACTAATTAAAAATTGTTTGAATAAAGGAATTAAGCCGATTATCGGTAACGAGATGTATGTGATTAACGATGATATAACCATTCCCCACAAAAAAATCAGAAAATATCATCAAATTGTTTTAGCAAAAGATAAAAAAGGCTATCAAAATTTAGTCAAATTAACCACTATTTCTCACCTCGAAGGAATGCAAGGAAAAGGGATTTTTTCTCGCCCTTGTGTGAATAAAGAATTGTTAGAAAAGTATCATGAAGGATTAATAGTAACCAGTGCTTGTTTAGGGGGAGAAATTCCTCAAGCAATTTTACAGGGAGATGATAAAAGAGCGAGGGAAGTCGCTAAGTGGTATAAGAATGTTTTTGGCGATGATTTTTATTTAGAAATTCAGGATCATGGATCACAAGAAGATAGAATTGTCAATATTGAAATTGTCAAAATCAGCAAAGAATTAGATATAAAAATAGTTGCAACCAATGATTCTCACTTTATTTCCTGTTATGATGTAGAAGCCCATGATGCCCTTTTATGTATTCAAACTAATAAGAATATTGATGAGTTAAAAAGACTTAGATATTCAGGCACAGAATACCTTAAATCTCCCGAAGAAATGAGGCTATTATTTAGGGATCATATTGATAGTGAAACCATTGAAAAAGCTATCATTAATACCTTAGAAATAGCAGATAAAGTTAAGCCCTATAATGTATTAGGTGAACCTCGTATTCCTGATTATAAAGTACCTGCAGGGCATACTCCCGAAAGCTACTTAGAAGAAGTGACATGGCAAGGCTTATTAAACAGACTTAAATGTATTAAACGCAGTGAGATAAATCCCGAATATCGTCAGCGTTTAGAGTATGAATTAAAGATGATGGAAAAGATGGGTTTTTCCACTTATTTCTTAGTAGTTTGGGATTATATAAAATACGCTAGAGATAATAATATTCCTGTAGGACCTGGCAGAGGTTCGGCGGCAGGTTCTTTGGTAGCTTATGCTTTAGGAATTACCAATATTGATCCTGTTCATCATGGCTTATTATTTGAAAGATTTTTAAATCCTGAACGTAAATCTATGCCTGATATTGATACTGATTTTTGCATAGAAAAAAGGGATCAAATGATAAAATATGTCACAGATAAATATGGAGAAGATAACGTTGCTCAAATTATTACTTTTAACCGTTTAACTTCCAAATCAGTATTAAAAGATGTGGCTAGAGTGATTGGTATTCCTTATGCTGATTCCGATTATATGGCAAAATTGATTCCCGTTTCGAGGGGAAAACCTGCTAAGTTAAAGGTGATGATTTCCGATGAAACTCCTTCTCCAGAATTTAAAGAAAAATACGATACAGATCCCAAAGTTAAGCGTTGGATTGATATGGCAATTAGAATTGAAGGTACAAATAAAACCTTTGGAGTTCATGCGGCTGGAGTGGTTATTTCTAGTCAGCCATTAGATGAAATTGTACCTCTACAAAAAAATAATGAAGGTGCGGTTATTACTCAATATTTTATGGAAGATTTAGAGTCTTTAGGCTTATTAAAAATGGACTTTCTAGGCTTAAAAAATTTAACCACAATTCAAAAAACTGCGGAGTTAATTCGCTATAATCAAAACTTAGAAATAGATGTGGATGAGTTGCCTTTAGGGGAGAGAAAAGCCTTAGAAATTCTGGCAAAAGGCACAAGTAAAAAGTTACCTGCGGATGTGGCTAAAACTCATCAACTGCTTGAATCAGGGGATTTGGAAGGGGTTTTTCAGCTTGAGTCTGACGGGATGAAACAGATTGTAAGGGATTTAAAACCGTCGGGTATTGAGGATATTTCTTCTATTTTAGCTTTATATCGTCCAGGTCCATTAGATGCAGGGTTAATTCCTATCTTTATTAATCGCAAACATGGTAGAGAAAAAATTGAGTTTCAGCATCCAATGTTGAAGCCTATTTTAACAGAAACTTATGGGGTTTTATGTTTAGCTAAAGGTACATTAATTAATAAGCCTAATGGTGAGTGGGAGAGAATTGAAAATATTAAGGCAGGGGATGTTATTTTAACTTCTAATGGGGAAAATGTTTGGAAAGCAAAGGTTGCAAAGCAATGGCAAAGTGGTATTAAGGATATTATCAAAATTACTTTATCCACTGGTACGGAAATTTGTTGTACAAAAAATCATCGTTTTCTAACTCCTGAAGGAGATAAGTTTGCAGGGGAATTAAATGCAGAAAATAACTTAAAAAATGCTCACATTTATAACTCTGTTTTATACGAAAAATGGTTAGCTAGTAGTAATAAAATTAAACTGAAACAAAATGAAGCCTATTTATTAGGATTATCTACTAATCACTCTTTACCCTATAATTCTATTGATTTTTCAGAGTGCGATCGCATCGAGTTATTGAGAGGAATTTGGGATAGTGATGGTTGTTATGGGGGTAGAATAATTTATTTTCGCAGTGTTTCTCAGAAGTTGTTGAAACAAGTAGGGGATTTATTAAGCACATTAAAAATTGCTTATTATATAAAAGATAATGCTGTTTATATCCAAGATAAAAATAGATTTAAACAATTGATACAAGGGGCAAAATTACCTAATAAACAGTATCAAATTGTAGAAGGATATTTACCGATTAAAAGTGAAAAGTTTAGAGAATTACTATCAGATTCTATCATAGAAACAGACTCACTCACAAGAAAAACTGTAAAACGCTCTTTAGCAAACTCAACTTTATTCAAACCTATCAAGTCAGAGTATAGCATTAAACTAAATAATTGGGATAATTTCTATCAATATTTATATCAAAAAACCTATCTTCAAGATGTTCGCCCTGTTTATGTAACTAAAATAGAAGAAATAGGAAAAGAGGAATGTTTTGACATAGAAATGGAGGATCAAACTTCTCCTTATTTTCTTGCTAATAATATTGTCACCCATAATTGTTATCAAGAACAAATTATGAAAATGGCACAGGATTTGGCAGGATATTCATTGGGAGAAGCAGACTTATTGCGTCGTGCGATGGGTAAGAAAAAGGCTTCCGAAATGCAAAAACATCGAGAGATTTTTATTGATGGTGCGATAAAAAATGGAGTAAATCAGGCTATTGCTGAAAATTTGTTTGAGCAAATGGTAAAATTTGCTGAGTATTGTTTGAGTTATGATACAGAGATTTTAACGGTAGAATATGGGGCAATGTCTATAGGTAAAATAGTGGAAGAAAAGATTAATTGTCAAGTTTATAGTGTGGATAAAAATGGCTTTATTTATACTCAAAATATTGCTCAATGGCACGATCGAGGCTCACAGGAATTATTTGAATATGAATTAGAAGATGGTAGAATTATTAAGGCAACAAAAGACCATAAAATGATGACAAAAGATGGTCAAATGTTAGCTATTGATGATATTTTTGAACGAGAATTAGAACTATATTCTGTTGATAACATGGGGGTAATGAGTTAG
- a CDS encoding type II toxin-antitoxin system CcdA family antitoxin has translation MNNNTLSEGRGAEKVEISIHIDSELLEKVSHLTNDPSRIIESALKQWLRGERQQDDDLTRSLRRNPPVPPRGEWND, from the coding sequence ATGAATAATAACACTTTGTCTGAAGGACGTGGAGCAGAAAAGGTGGAAATTTCCATCCATATTGATTCTGAATTATTAGAAAAGGTGAGTCATCTTACTAATGACCCTAGTAGAATTATCGAGTCTGCTTTAAAACAATGGCTTCGGGGTGAAAGACAACAGGATGATGATTTAACTCGCAGTCTCCGCCGCAACCCTCCTGTGCCTCCTAGAGGGGAATGGAATGATTAA